A genomic window from Streptomyces sp. NBC_01429 includes:
- a CDS encoding 3-phosphoshikimate 1-carboxyvinyltransferase: MLEARKDIQEAVHGTGREVVREFDRPATQAPHLVVDGGRSARGQGPLAVAVPGDKSVSHRALLAALLPGAPAVLTVRNANSGGAVRALLPALRALGLRVDIERDTLTVRRGARPVRQPVRGHPDIDTWPDDAPYLETGGSSAAARLLIGVLAGTGTRAVVDGDEVLRHRPMEWIVDPLAELGAEIDYLGDPGCLPVLVGGPVCRPGAVRLSVGSAQARSAVLLAVAAAGLPATVRHPVRSRDHTERMLAAFGAGLTRTEHELIWDGGPYTVPPVIDVPADPSLAAYPVAAHLMWGDGEVLRVPGVCLNPTRLGFFEVLRRAGADISYEDERSTSGGEPTGTVVARGGLDGLDSVRVDDPAVLHALIDEVPLLAAVAALLPGTSWIGCAEELRFKETDRLATTARMVGAFGGRVEVAADGLTVTGGAALRAGTVPGFEDHRVAMAAATLGMCLPGRTTVRGGACHRTSFPGFADVQRAVGARIAEDGQR; encoded by the coding sequence GTGCTTGAGGCCCGGAAGGATATCCAGGAAGCCGTCCACGGAACCGGCCGCGAAGTGGTCCGGGAATTCGACAGGCCGGCCACGCAGGCGCCGCATCTCGTGGTGGACGGCGGCAGATCGGCACGCGGCCAGGGGCCACTGGCCGTCGCCGTGCCGGGCGACAAGTCCGTGAGTCATCGGGCACTGCTGGCCGCCCTGCTGCCCGGCGCCCCCGCCGTCCTCACGGTGCGCAACGCCAACTCGGGCGGCGCCGTACGGGCGTTGCTCCCCGCCTTGCGCGCCTTGGGGTTGCGGGTGGACATCGAGCGGGACACACTCACCGTACGGCGCGGTGCCCGGCCCGTCCGGCAGCCGGTCCGCGGACATCCTGACATCGACACCTGGCCGGACGACGCGCCGTACCTGGAGACCGGCGGGTCCAGCGCCGCCGCGCGGCTGCTGATCGGGGTGCTGGCCGGGACCGGAACCCGCGCCGTGGTGGACGGGGACGAGGTGCTGCGGCACCGGCCGATGGAGTGGATCGTCGACCCACTGGCCGAACTCGGCGCCGAAATAGACTACTTGGGCGACCCGGGATGCTTGCCCGTGCTGGTGGGCGGACCGGTGTGCAGGCCCGGAGCGGTGCGGTTGTCGGTGGGGAGCGCGCAGGCGCGCTCCGCGGTGCTGCTCGCCGTGGCCGCGGCGGGGCTGCCCGCGACCGTGCGCCACCCCGTCCGCTCGCGCGACCACACCGAACGGATGCTCGCCGCGTTCGGCGCGGGGCTGACCCGGACCGAACACGAACTCATCTGGGACGGCGGCCCGTACACGGTCCCGCCCGTCATCGACGTCCCCGCCGACCCCTCACTCGCGGCGTATCCCGTCGCGGCCCATCTGATGTGGGGCGACGGCGAGGTGCTGCGTGTGCCGGGTGTCTGCCTCAACCCGACCCGGCTGGGCTTCTTCGAGGTGCTGCGGCGGGCCGGTGCGGACATCTCGTACGAGGACGAGCGGTCCACCAGCGGCGGTGAGCCGACCGGGACGGTGGTGGCCAGGGGCGGGCTGGACGGCCTGGATTCGGTACGGGTCGACGATCCCGCCGTCCTGCACGCGCTGATCGACGAGGTGCCGCTGCTCGCCGCGGTCGCCGCCCTGCTGCCGGGCACGTCGTGGATCGGCTGCGCCGAGGAGCTGCGCTTCAAGGAGACGGACCGGCTGGCGACGACGGCCCGCATGGTCGGCGCGTTCGGGGGCCGGGTGGAGGTCGCCGCGGACGGGCTGACGGTGACCGGGGGCGCCGCGCTGCGCGCCGGGACCGTACCGGGCTTCGAGGACCACCGCGTCGCCATGGCCGCGGCGACGCTCGGGATGTGTCTGCCCGGACGCACCACGGTGCGCGGCGGGGCCTGCCACCGCACGTCGTTCCCCGGCTTCGCCGATGTACAACGCGCCGTCGGCGCCCGGATTGCGGAGGACGGCCAGCGATGA